In Eupeodes corollae chromosome 3, idEupCoro1.1, whole genome shotgun sequence, a single genomic region encodes these proteins:
- the LOC129949825 gene encoding pyroglutamyl-peptidase 1 isoform X1, producing the protein MAFKFLKTKLFLSISQTFSIMNPTIVVTGFGPFIGHEEVNASWEAVRLLPDSLKSDQKINYTIEKKCISVDYDDVNSAVDGIWAKKPALVVHCGVHGGTKCIRVEELAYNHKFNRKDYSGKKLVGGSACLANNGTACCEIRTKLDVKKIVEKTAPLCGCNEPMVTSDDVGNYLCGYIYLKSLDKNSSRSLFVHVPPIDKPFSSADTSDMILKIIAECIRQIEELEEECQQEDEFCDAECDQFCDIQTSDSA; encoded by the exons TATTTCACAAACGTTCAGCATAATGAATCCAACAATTGTCGTCACAGGTTTCGGACCGTTCATTGGTCATGAAGAAGTCAATGCCAGCTGGGAAGCTGTCCGCCTTTTGCCAGACTCTCTAAAATCCGATCAAAAAATTAACTACACAAttgaaaagaaatgtatttcaGTCGATTATGATGATGTCAACAGCGCTGTAGATGGAATTTGGGCGAAAAAGCCAGCG CTCGTAGTCCATTGTGGAGTTCATGGAGGAACCAAATGTATTCGTGTGGAGGAACTCGCTTACAATCACAAATTCAATCGGAAGGACTACTCGGGTAAAAAACTAGTGGGCGGCAGTGCGTGTCTGGCCAACAATGGAACAGCTTGCTGTGAAATACGCACCAAGCTCGATGTTAAGAAAATCGTCGAGAAAACAGCACCACTTTGTGGTTGTAACGAACCAATGGTTACTTCCGACGATGTTGGTAATTATCTATGtggttatatttatttgaagtctctgGACAAGAATAGCTCCAGGAGTCTATTTGTCCATGTGCCTCCGATTGACAAGCCATTTAGTAGTGCGGATACAAGTGATatgatcttaaaaattattgctGAATGCATTCGTCAGATTGAGGAGCTTGAAGAGGAGTGCCAACAGGAAGATGAGTTCTGTGATGCTGAATGTGATCAATTTTGTGATATACAGACTTCTGATAGTGCGTGA
- the LOC129949825 gene encoding pyroglutamyl-peptidase 1 isoform X2 has protein sequence MNPTIVVTGFGPFIGHEEVNASWEAVRLLPDSLKSDQKINYTIEKKCISVDYDDVNSAVDGIWAKKPALVVHCGVHGGTKCIRVEELAYNHKFNRKDYSGKKLVGGSACLANNGTACCEIRTKLDVKKIVEKTAPLCGCNEPMVTSDDVGNYLCGYIYLKSLDKNSSRSLFVHVPPIDKPFSSADTSDMILKIIAECIRQIEELEEECQQEDEFCDAECDQFCDIQTSDSA, from the exons ATGAATCCAACAATTGTCGTCACAGGTTTCGGACCGTTCATTGGTCATGAAGAAGTCAATGCCAGCTGGGAAGCTGTCCGCCTTTTGCCAGACTCTCTAAAATCCGATCAAAAAATTAACTACACAAttgaaaagaaatgtatttcaGTCGATTATGATGATGTCAACAGCGCTGTAGATGGAATTTGGGCGAAAAAGCCAGCG CTCGTAGTCCATTGTGGAGTTCATGGAGGAACCAAATGTATTCGTGTGGAGGAACTCGCTTACAATCACAAATTCAATCGGAAGGACTACTCGGGTAAAAAACTAGTGGGCGGCAGTGCGTGTCTGGCCAACAATGGAACAGCTTGCTGTGAAATACGCACCAAGCTCGATGTTAAGAAAATCGTCGAGAAAACAGCACCACTTTGTGGTTGTAACGAACCAATGGTTACTTCCGACGATGTTGGTAATTATCTATGtggttatatttatttgaagtctctgGACAAGAATAGCTCCAGGAGTCTATTTGTCCATGTGCCTCCGATTGACAAGCCATTTAGTAGTGCGGATACAAGTGATatgatcttaaaaattattgctGAATGCATTCGTCAGATTGAGGAGCTTGAAGAGGAGTGCCAACAGGAAGATGAGTTCTGTGATGCTGAATGTGATCAATTTTGTGATATACAGACTTCTGATAGTGCGTGA